Proteins from one Gossypium raimondii isolate GPD5lz chromosome 8, ASM2569854v1, whole genome shotgun sequence genomic window:
- the LOC105792300 gene encoding uncharacterized protein LOC105792300, which produces MANQSCKSFIRHLYNSNILITRQKKLYGRFMNGVLNRFQSQWSKPEGLKEVIKEKEAKDMAEIETSSRFFKYSSGDEDYVGDTKWKLELAWLTKALEPALQLCRWALPIGNEVRDDKPQYAARSVSEIISSIQKSKTVIEGWSLSDLTIGLYLIYLRQASLNPFEDVKGVKIKSVSIVQDLIYHIELAKGCYKDNAAILARTSMLRESNVLKFVKNSSVMRPGYYIGIDPRKKLVIFGIRGTHTVYDLITDIVTSSDGEVTFEGYSTHFGTAEAARWFLHHEIGTIRQCLEKYEGFRLRLVGHSLGAATASLLAIMLRKRSKKELGFSPDVVSAVGYATPPCVSKELAETCSDFVTTIVMQDDIVPRLSAASLARLRNEILETDWMSVVEKADWKSIVDLVTNAKLVVSSVQDVARKLADYAHFKSANGSSDVAIKTEPTSVPKKVTALQKEEGAYTVPEELFVPGTVYYLKRNIDDHTGSNDNRGQEYFSLWRRHPGEHFQKIILSSNLISDHRCDSHYFALRDVLKGLPLSHEEDLFR; this is translated from the exons ATGGCTAATCAATCTTGCAAAAGCTTCATACGCCATCTTT ATAATAGCAACATTTTGATTACAAGGCAGAAGAAACTTTATGGTAGATTTATGAATGGTGTACTTAATAGGTTTCAATCACAATGGTCAAAACCAGAAGGATTAAAAGaagtaattaaagaaaaagaggcAAAAGATATGGCTGAAATTGAGACCAGTTCCAGGTTTTTCAAGTATAGTTCTGGTGATGAAGATTATGTTGGTGATACCAAGTGGAAACTAGAGCTTGCTTGGCTCACAAAGGCTCTTGAACCAGCTCTGCAATTGTGTAGGTGGGCTCTGCCAATAG GAAATGAAGTAAGGGATGATAAGCCTCAATACGCTGCTCGATCGGTCTCGGAAATCATATCTAGCATTCAAAAGAGTAAGACTGTCATTGAAGGTTGGAGCTTAAGTGATCTTACTATAGGCCTATATCTTATTTACCTTCGACAGGCGTCCTTGAATCCATTTGAGGATGTTAAGGGTGTGAAGATCAAGTCAGTTTCGATC GTTCAGGATCTGATATACCACATTGAATTAGCCAAAGGATGTTATAAGGATAATGCTGCCATCCTTGCAAGGACTAGCATGCTTAGAGAAAGCAATGTTTTGAAATTCGTAAAGAATTCTAGTGTGATGAGGCCTGGATATTATATAGGAATTGATCCTCGAAAGAAACTTGTAATATTCGGAATCCGTGGAACTCATACCGTGTATGACCTTATTACTGATATTGTTACGTCAAGTGATGGAGAGGTTACATTTGAAGGCTATTCAACTCACTTTGGCACAGCTGAAGCTGCTCGATGGTTTCTTCACCATGAAATAGGAACGATAAGGCAGTGCTTGGAGAAATATGAG GGATTTAGGTTAAGGTTAGTGGGGCATTCTCTCGGAGCTGCGACAGCTTCTTTACTGGCAATAATGCTTCGTAAAAGGTCAAAAAAGGAGCTGGGGTTTAGCCCTGATGTTGTGTCTGCTGTTGGATACGCGACTCCTCCTTGTGTTTCCAAAGAACTTGCTGAAACTTGCTCCGATTTTGTTACAACCATTGTAATGCAG GATGACATCGTGCCTAGACTAAGCGCGGCATCTCTAGCACGGCTGAGGAATGAAATTCTTGAAACAGACTG GATGAGTGTGGTGGAGAAGGCAGACTGGAAAAGTATAGTAGATTTAGTTACAAATGCTAAACTGGTCGTGTCATCCGTACAAGACGTAGCTAGGAAACTTGCTGATTATGCACATTTCAAGAGTGCAAACGGATCTTCGG ACGTAGCCATAAAAACGGAACCAACGTCTGTTCCTAAGAAAGTCACTGCACTTCAAAAAGAAGAAGGTGCCTATACAGTGCCGGAGGAGTTATTTGTTCCGGGGACAGTCTACTATTTAAAGAGGAACATTGATGATCACACCGGAAGCAATGATAACAGGGGCCAAGAATATTTCAGTCTTTGGAGGAGACATCCAGGCGAGCATTTCCAGAAGATAATACTCTCAAGCAACTTAATATCGGATCATCGGTGCGATAGCCATTATTTCGCGTTACGAGATGTGCTAAAAGGTTTGCCTCTGTCCCATGAAGAAGACCTTTTCAGATAA